A genomic stretch from Salarias fasciatus chromosome 18, fSalaFa1.1, whole genome shotgun sequence includes:
- the extl2 gene encoding exostosin-like 2 isoform X2, which translates to MRIKLARSCPMVRLTPLLWAFLLILLVGAALTSLMPAGEHQRPDDDEDEPQELDKLDVLRRESFHREIHEEERETDELTEEQFTIIIQTYNRTDILLKLLNHYQAAPHLQRIVVVWNNIGERTPQWLWDSYGPHAVPVVFKEQTVNRMRNRLQVFPEIETDAVFMVDDDTLISIPDLSFAFSIWKQFREKIVGFVPRKHVSGPGGVLTYGSFETQNPENGGGDRYSMVLIGAAFFRYRHLQLFQDQPAEVHAIVDFTQNCDDIAMNFAVALDLKKRSPLETPCQTSGIFVKPVDFRNLESQARSGYQGMWHRPEHLLQRSFCLNKLAQIYGGMPLCYSNVMVSQFGFPNYANHKQRG; encoded by the exons ATGAG AATCAAGCTGGCCCGCTCCTGCCCCATGGTCCGCCTCACCCCCTTGCTTTGGGCGTTCCTGCTCATCCTCCTCGTCGGCGCCGCGCTGACGTCCCTGATGCCGGCCGGAGAGCATCAGAGACCGGACGATGATGAGGACGAGCCCCAAGAGCTGGATAAGCTGGACGTGCTGCGCAGGGAATCATTTCACAGGGAGATCCATGAAGAGGAGCGTGAGACCGACGAGCTGACCGAGGAGCAGTTCACCATCATCATCCAGACCTACAACCGCACCGACATCCTGCTCAAGCTGCTGAACCACTACCAGGCGGCGCCGCACCTCCAGCGCATCGTGGTCGTCTGGAACAACATCGGGGAGAGGACGCCTCAGTGGCTGTGGGACTCTTACGGGCCTCATGCGGTCCCGGTGGTCTTCAAGGAGCAGACCGTCAACCGGATGCGCAACAGACTGCAAGTGTTTCCCGAGATCGAGACTGAcg CCGTCTTTATGGTGGATGATGACACTCTCATCAGCATTCCCGACCTCAGCTTTGCTTTCTCTATCTGGAAG CAATTTCGGGAGAAGATTGTTGGATTTGTGCCACGTAAGCACGTCTCCGGGCCGGGAGGAGTGCTCACCTATGGCAGCTTTGAGACGCAGAATCCAGAAAACGGTGGAGGTGATCG GTACTCCATGGTGCTGATCGGCGCGGCGTTCTTCCGGTACCGccacctgcagctcttccaggaCCAGCCCGCGGAGGTCCACGCCATTGTGGACTTCACACAGAACTGTGACGACATCGCCATGAACTTCGCCGTGGCCCTGGATCTAAAGAAGCGCTCCCCGTTGGAGACGCCCTGCCAAACCTCGGGGATCTTCGTCAAACCCGTGGACTTCCGGAACCTGGAAAGCCAGGCCCGCAGTGGGTACCAGGGCATGTGGCACCGCCCCGAACACCTCCTGCAGAGGTCCTTCTGTCTGAACAAGCTGGCCCAGATCTACGGAGGCATGCCTCTCTGCTACTCCAACGTCATGGTGTCCCAGTTCGGCTTCCCCAACTATGCAAACCACAAACAGCGAGGCTGA
- the LOC115405852 gene encoding uncharacterized protein LOC115405852, translating into MSFSSVLNSFSVSLSNGLRIPMLGLGTSHRGGYCHEAVVYALKDCGLRHIDTAERYGCEEKLGEAIRESGVPRSDLWLTNKLWPGNYGYKAARKACLDSCSRMEVEYFDLYLMHWPEPMTPGRSNREVRAETWRALEELHKEGVCRAIGVSNFLIRHLEQLKEDCSVVPHVNQVEYHPFQQPDSLIRYCADQGIVFEGFSPLAKGQALSHPTVRRIAEKHGRTPAQICVRWSIQNGVVTIPKSTKKSRVQENCQVLEFQLDDSDMAALAGLHDGRHVSWDPTNVE; encoded by the exons atgtctttcagttcagtgttaaactctttcagtgtttccctTTCTAATGGTCTGAGGATCCCCATGCTCGGATTGG GAACATCTCATCGGGGTGGATACTGTCACGAAGCCGTCGTGTACGCCCTCAAGGACTGCGGCCTTCGCCACATCGACACGGCGGAGCGCTACGGCTGCGAGGAGAAGCTGGGAGAGGCCATCAGAGAGAGCGGCGTCCCACGGAGTGACCTGTGGCTCACTAACAAGCTGTGGCCCGGGAACTACGGCTACAAAGCTGCGAGAAAGGCATGTCTGGACTCCTGCTCGCGGATGGAGGTTGAATATTTTG ATTTGTACCTGATGCACTGGCCTGAACCAATGACACCCGGCCGTTCCAACCGGGAGGTGAGGGCTGAGACCTGGAGAGCCCTGGAGGAGCTCCACAAAGAAG GGGTGTGCCGAGCGATCGGAGTGAGCAACTTCCTCATCCGCcacctggagcagctgaaggaggactGCAGCGTGGTGCCGCATGTCAACCAG GTGGAGTATCACCCGTTCCAGCAGCCCGACTCCCTGATCCGGTACTGCGCCGACCAGGGCATCGTGTTCGAGGGGTTCAGTCCTCTGGCTAAAGGTCAAGCTCTCAGCCATCCCACCGTACGCCGCATCGCAGAGAAACACGGACGCACACCAGCTCAGATCTGCGTCCGCTGGAGCATTCAG aATGGAGTGGTCACAATCCCCAAATCTACCAAAAAGAGCAGGGTACAAGAAAACTGTCAA GTGTTGGAGTTCCAGCTGGACGATTCGGACATGGCTGCTCTGGCAGGACTGCATGATGGGAGACACGTGTCCTGGGATCCAACCAATGTGGAGTAA
- the extl2 gene encoding exostosin-like 2 isoform X3 has translation MRIKLARSCPMVRLTPLLWAFLLILLVGAALTSLMPAGEHQRPDDDEDEPQELDKLDVLRRESFHREIHEEERETDELTEEQFTIIIQTYNRTDILLKLLNHYQAAPHLQRIVVVWNNIGERTPQWLWDSYGPHAVPVVFKEQTVNRMRNRLQVFPEIETDAVFMVDDDTLISIPDLSFAFSIWKQFREKIVGFVPRKHVSGPGGVLTYGSFETQNPENGGGDRYSMVLIGAAFFRYRHLQLFQDQPAEVHAIVDFTQNCDDIAMNFAVALDLKKRSPLETPCQTSGIFVKPVDFRNLESQARSGYQGMWHRPEHLLQRSFCLNKLAQIYGGMPLCYSNVMVSQFGFPNYANHKQRG, from the exons atgag AATCAAGCTGGCCCGCTCCTGCCCCATGGTCCGCCTCACCCCCTTGCTTTGGGCGTTCCTGCTCATCCTCCTCGTCGGCGCCGCGCTGACGTCCCTGATGCCGGCCGGAGAGCATCAGAGACCGGACGATGATGAGGACGAGCCCCAAGAGCTGGATAAGCTGGACGTGCTGCGCAGGGAATCATTTCACAGGGAGATCCATGAAGAGGAGCGTGAGACCGACGAGCTGACCGAGGAGCAGTTCACCATCATCATCCAGACCTACAACCGCACCGACATCCTGCTCAAGCTGCTGAACCACTACCAGGCGGCGCCGCACCTCCAGCGCATCGTGGTCGTCTGGAACAACATCGGGGAGAGGACGCCTCAGTGGCTGTGGGACTCTTACGGGCCTCATGCGGTCCCGGTGGTCTTCAAGGAGCAGACCGTCAACCGGATGCGCAACAGACTGCAAGTGTTTCCCGAGATCGAGACTGAcg CCGTCTTTATGGTGGATGATGACACTCTCATCAGCATTCCCGACCTCAGCTTTGCTTTCTCTATCTGGAAG CAATTTCGGGAGAAGATTGTTGGATTTGTGCCACGTAAGCACGTCTCCGGGCCGGGAGGAGTGCTCACCTATGGCAGCTTTGAGACGCAGAATCCAGAAAACGGTGGAGGTGATCG GTACTCCATGGTGCTGATCGGCGCGGCGTTCTTCCGGTACCGccacctgcagctcttccaggaCCAGCCCGCGGAGGTCCACGCCATTGTGGACTTCACACAGAACTGTGACGACATCGCCATGAACTTCGCCGTGGCCCTGGATCTAAAGAAGCGCTCCCCGTTGGAGACGCCCTGCCAAACCTCGGGGATCTTCGTCAAACCCGTGGACTTCCGGAACCTGGAAAGCCAGGCCCGCAGTGGGTACCAGGGCATGTGGCACCGCCCCGAACACCTCCTGCAGAGGTCCTTCTGTCTGAACAAGCTGGCCCAGATCTACGGAGGCATGCCTCTCTGCTACTCCAACGTCATGGTGTCCCAGTTCGGCTTCCCCAACTATGCAAACCACAAACAGCGAGGCTGA
- the parla gene encoding presenilin-associated rhomboid-like protein A, mitochondrial — protein MAWRGSVLRWVKTEIITSQKRTVPDSRLNPHNQQRCGFRREAKRPDTKKGRSDPNGPPPEAPAPAAPRPPRAPRPTLLRPLVFTVGFTGCSFGAAAILQYETLKSRVQTARDEEEAEKLLQGSHDMTYWHEWWKQLSSFQRQLILMMSVVDDFWSSLTEGQRTVSGIIAVNVAVLCCWRIPSMQRSMIKYFTSNPASKTRCLPMILSSFSHYSIIHMVANMYVLWTFSSGIVSLLGKEQFLAVYMSAGVISSMVSYTCKTATGRLYPSLGASGAVMAVLAAVCAKVPEAKLGIIFLPMVTFTAGNALKALVVMDAAGLILGWRLFDHAAHLGGALFGIWYVAYGHKLIWRKREPLVKLWHDLRSSGPGGSRPGRGPGVSGAGPGPR, from the exons ATGGCGTGGAGAGGGAGCGTGCTGAGGTGGGTCAAAACAGAGATCATCACATCCCAGAAGAGGACAGTACCGGACTCCAG GTTAAACCCTCACAACCAGCAGCGGTGTGGTTTCCGTCGGGAAGCCAAAAGACCGGACACAAAGAAAGGAAGGTCAGATCCGAATGGCCCGCCCCCTGAAGCCCCGGCCCCGGCGGCCCCCCGTCCCCCCAGAGCCCCCAGACCCACACTCCTCAGGCCGCTGGTGTTCACAGTGGGG TTTACAGGCTGCTCTTTCGGCGCGGCGGCGATCCTCCAATATGAGACTCTGAAGTCAAGAGTCCAGACGGCCAGAGACGAAGAGGAGGCTGAGAAACTTCTTCAG GGCTCCCACGACATGACGTACTGGCACGAGTGGTGGAAGCAGCTGTCCAGCTTCCAGAGACAGCTCATCCTCATGATGTCCGTGGTGGACGACTTCTGGAGCAGCCTCACCGAGGGCCAGAGGACCGTCTCCG GTATCATCGCTGTAAACGTGGCCGTCTTGTGTTGCTGGAGGATCCCTTCGATGCAGAGAAGCATGATTAAGTACTTCACGTCAAACCCGGCCTCCA AAACACGATGTCTTCCCATgatcctctcctccttcagccaCTACTCCATCATCCACATGGTGGCCAACATGTATGTCCTGTGGACATTCTCCTCTGGGATCGTCTCTCTTCTGGGAAAAGAGCAGTTTCTTGCAGTCTACATGTCTGCCG GTGTGATTTCGTCCATGGTCAGCTACACGTGTAAAACAGCCACCGGGCGTCTCTATCCGTCATTAGGGGCA TCCGGAGCCGTCATGGCGGTCCTCGCTGCGGTCTGCGCTAAAGTGCCGGAGGCCAAACTGGGCATCATTTTTCTCCCCATGGTCACTTTCACGGCGGGAAAC GCCCTGAAGGCGCTGGTGGTCATGGACGCCGCCGGCCTGATTCTGGGCTGGAGGCTGTTCGACCACGCGGCTCACCTCGGCGGAGCGCTCTTTGGAAT CTGGTACGTGGCGTACGGCCATAAACTCAtctggaggaagagggagcCGCTGGTCAAGCTGTGGCACGACCTGCGCTCCTCGGGCCCCGGAGGGTCCCGGCCGGGCAGGGGGCCGGGGGTCAGCGGCGCCGGTCCCGGGCCGCGGTAG
- the extl2 gene encoding exostosin-like 2 isoform X1, with the protein MWDTFSQQYFTSTYDKEKPNPRLPCLKRSPGWRSLHVFWELLLIMRIKLARSCPMVRLTPLLWAFLLILLVGAALTSLMPAGEHQRPDDDEDEPQELDKLDVLRRESFHREIHEEERETDELTEEQFTIIIQTYNRTDILLKLLNHYQAAPHLQRIVVVWNNIGERTPQWLWDSYGPHAVPVVFKEQTVNRMRNRLQVFPEIETDAVFMVDDDTLISIPDLSFAFSIWKQFREKIVGFVPRKHVSGPGGVLTYGSFETQNPENGGGDRYSMVLIGAAFFRYRHLQLFQDQPAEVHAIVDFTQNCDDIAMNFAVALDLKKRSPLETPCQTSGIFVKPVDFRNLESQARSGYQGMWHRPEHLLQRSFCLNKLAQIYGGMPLCYSNVMVSQFGFPNYANHKQRG; encoded by the exons ATGTGGGACACCTTTTCCCAGCAATACTTCACTTCAACATATGACAAGGAGAAGCCAAATCCTCGTCTGCCTTGTTTAAAAAGAAGTCCAGGTTGGAGGAGCCTTCATGTCTTCTGGGAGCTTCTTCTGATTATGAG AATCAAGCTGGCCCGCTCCTGCCCCATGGTCCGCCTCACCCCCTTGCTTTGGGCGTTCCTGCTCATCCTCCTCGTCGGCGCCGCGCTGACGTCCCTGATGCCGGCCGGAGAGCATCAGAGACCGGACGATGATGAGGACGAGCCCCAAGAGCTGGATAAGCTGGACGTGCTGCGCAGGGAATCATTTCACAGGGAGATCCATGAAGAGGAGCGTGAGACCGACGAGCTGACCGAGGAGCAGTTCACCATCATCATCCAGACCTACAACCGCACCGACATCCTGCTCAAGCTGCTGAACCACTACCAGGCGGCGCCGCACCTCCAGCGCATCGTGGTCGTCTGGAACAACATCGGGGAGAGGACGCCTCAGTGGCTGTGGGACTCTTACGGGCCTCATGCGGTCCCGGTGGTCTTCAAGGAGCAGACCGTCAACCGGATGCGCAACAGACTGCAAGTGTTTCCCGAGATCGAGACTGAcg CCGTCTTTATGGTGGATGATGACACTCTCATCAGCATTCCCGACCTCAGCTTTGCTTTCTCTATCTGGAAG CAATTTCGGGAGAAGATTGTTGGATTTGTGCCACGTAAGCACGTCTCCGGGCCGGGAGGAGTGCTCACCTATGGCAGCTTTGAGACGCAGAATCCAGAAAACGGTGGAGGTGATCG GTACTCCATGGTGCTGATCGGCGCGGCGTTCTTCCGGTACCGccacctgcagctcttccaggaCCAGCCCGCGGAGGTCCACGCCATTGTGGACTTCACACAGAACTGTGACGACATCGCCATGAACTTCGCCGTGGCCCTGGATCTAAAGAAGCGCTCCCCGTTGGAGACGCCCTGCCAAACCTCGGGGATCTTCGTCAAACCCGTGGACTTCCGGAACCTGGAAAGCCAGGCCCGCAGTGGGTACCAGGGCATGTGGCACCGCCCCGAACACCTCCTGCAGAGGTCCTTCTGTCTGAACAAGCTGGCCCAGATCTACGGAGGCATGCCTCTCTGCTACTCCAACGTCATGGTGTCCCAGTTCGGCTTCCCCAACTATGCAAACCACAAACAGCGAGGCTGA